The Hyphomicrobium sp. 99 genome contains the following window.
CCACCGCCGTCTTCGACGGCGCCGACGCCATCATGCTGTCAGCCGAAAGCGCGGTGGGCCAATATCCCGTCGAAGCCATCCAGATGATGGACAAGATCGCAATCCAGGTTGAGCAAGATCCGGTCTATGAGCCGATGCTCTATGCGACGCAGACGGAGCCTCAGCCGACCGGCGCCGACGCCATCGCCGCAGCCGCTTCCGCCATCGCCGACACCGTGCGCCTCGGCGCCATCGTCTGCTACACGGCGACCGGCTCGACAGTGCTCCGCGTAACCCGCGAACGTCCCGGCATTCCCGTGATCGGCCTCACCCCGATCGAATCGACGGCACGCCGCTTGGCTATGGTTTGGGGCGTGCACACGATCCTGACGGGCGATCCGGAAAACCTCTCGCACATGGTCCGCAAAGCCTGCCGCATCGCGTTCGAGGAAGGCCTCGTCAAGGCCCGCGAGGGTATCCTCATCACCGCCGGCATTCCGCTCGGCAGCCCCGGCGCAACGAACATGATCCGCATCGCCTTCGTCGACGAATCCGGCGCCCCGATCGCGGAAGAGGTCTGAGTCGAGCGTGAGCTTTTGATCTCTGAGTTGTCATCCTCGGGCTTGTCCCGAGGATCCATCGTGCAGCGAACGCGGACTCGCCTTCGCCTTAAATCCCCTGCCCCTCGACTTCTTTTTTGAGCTTGTCGCGCGCAGTCGCGGCACCCTCGATGTTCGGGTGCACCTTGAGAAGCTGATCGTAGACCTCGAGCGCCGCTTTCTTTTCGCCCATCAGCACGAGGATCTTTGCCATGCCATCGAGCGCCCGGAAGTGGTTGGGCTCGATCGCGAGCGCACGCCTCAGATCGCCGAGCGCCGCAGTGTAATTATTCAGCCGATATTCGACGTAGGCGCGATGGCTCCACGCTTCCGCATACTCAGGCGCCAGCTCGACAGCGGCATCCAGAAACGGCAGCGCCTTCTCGTTCTCATTCCGAGATGAGAAAATCTCAGCCCGATCGATCAGGAGATTAACGGTATCGCCGCCTTCGAGACGCCATAGCCTTTCGATGGCCGCACCGATTTCGCCGCCTTGGCGGTGGTCACCCTCGGTCGCGAGGTAGGCATAAAGATTGTCGAGCGTCTTGGCCGTTTCTTCCGGTGTCTTCGGCCAAGGCAAGCCCATCATGCCCGGCTCGCCCTTTTGCTGCTGAGCTGCACCGGGCGACGGCGCGACCGGAGGCGACTTCTTGACAGCCGGCGGCAGCTCCTGCCTCGGACGCGCAGGCGACGGCGTATCGGGGAAGGGCCGAGTCTTTAAAAGCTCATCGTCGGCTGCGGCCTGAGCCGCGCCGGCCGAGAGTGCCAGGAGTATGAGAAGAAGCCGCGCGCAAAAAGACATGCCCCGAAGTTAATCGAGGCATGCGTTTTGGTCAAAAAGACTCTCGTGAATTCGCCGTAACGTCGCGCATGTCCTGCGCAACGACCTCAGCCCTGGCGGGCTTTGAAGCGGCGGTGAGTCTTGTTGATGACGTAAACCCGGCCCTTACGACGAACAACGCGATTATCGCGGTGCCGTGAGCGCAGGGACTTCAAAGAGTTTCTAACTTTCATAACGACACCGGTTAAAATGGTGGGCTCTAGAGAGGACGCCCCTCTAACCCTGACCATGTCAAAAAGAGATGGAAGCCGGGCTTGTACCTGCCAAATCCTAGGAAAACAAGGGCGCACCGGCGAAAAGTCGCGTCGGAAAGGGCCGGGAATTTAGAGGCCACACCCAGAAGCCCAAAAACACGCCTTTTTGACGCGGCTTGCCCACGTTTACGGGAGCAGCGGCCCCGCCCCGTCTTCCCGCTTTTCATCCCCGACGGCAAGCCTTTCAGAGCAGGCGCGCCTCCCGCGGGCGATCCAGCCGATCGTTAACGACTTGGGAGCGCCCGCGACTCGTATGCAAGGCGGCCGGAGAAGCGTCTGCGCGGTCCCTCAACGTGCGCGATAGCAATGTCGCAAAGCGGTCCCAACTGTTCTGGCGCGAGAACTCGATCGCCGCCGCCGAAAGCCTGGTCCGCTCAGCCTCATCGGCCACCAGTTCCTCAATCGCATTGGCGAGCTCGAACGGCGCATGCATTGCGACGAGCTTCATGCAATTTCCATCATTCTGGACTTCCACGAACGGCGGGGTCGCGGAAGCTATAATGGGTTTACCGCGCGCCAGCGCGTCTGCGAGCGCCCCCGATCCTGCCGGGAAATTGTCGACATAAGGCGCGAGGATGATATCGACGTCCGCGAAGGCCTGATCCAAATCTTCGACAAACCCGAGAATCTTCACTCTGGAACTCAAATCGAAATGTGCGGCGCTCGTCGTCATAGGTTGAGCGCCTTTCCCACCCCAGACTCCGGTCCGGAGCATACGCTGAATGTTATTGAGGGTCGGATCGTTTTGAGCGAGCGGATGTTTACCGCCCATGATGACAAGCTTGTATCGCGGGGGCAGATGCTGCAAGGCCTCCAGCGCCGTCCGATACCCTTTGTAATGAGCAATGAAGCCGAAGATACCCAAGGTGATTTCGTCATCTTTCAGTTCCCGCTGCACGCTTGGTTCCACTCGCGGAATTGGAAGATGCACCTTCAGGAGCTTCTCCCGGTCGATCCCGAAATCGAGGAACGACTTCCAGCTGGCCTCGCCATGCACGACGACCCGGAGCATAGGATTCGAATTGATCGATCGCAAAATGCAGCGACGTATGGTTTCGGTATTCGAGAAGTAGCGAAAGAACCTCTTTGACGCCTTCGCCCGCGCCGGAAAATTGGTGTGAAATATCACGACGCATGGCTTCTCCATCACGCGAATGCGCTCGAGCAAGCGCGTAAAATTTCGAGCAGACTGCTTGATGCCAGGACCGAAGAAGCAGTGCTCGTGTTGAATGACCACTGCGTCGTACGATTTTAACCGCCGAACGAATTCGTCGAAGCACTCGGAACGCGCATCACGCATATCCTCGTCGATCGCGAATACCTCATACCGATTGCCGGCATCGCGCATCGCAGCGCCGAGCGACTTATTGGCATTGCCGATACCGCACGGCGTATCGATGGTGGAAAGACTGAGTATGTTCAAAGCACGATCCCATCTTCAAATTGGAAAAAAATGACAAGGCAGCAAATTGAAGAGTCTCTTCGTCGAAGTGGTGGGCTGCACCGCGCCACGTCGCGAACACCATTTGACTGGCTACGCGGCCAACGCCCGGCCCGTCAGTCGTTCGAGAACGCGTAGTGGAGATCGTTCCGCCCGGCACTGCGCGGCAACTGGAAGCTCAAATGTTTGCTCCAATACGAATTGTCCGCTGATGGCTGCATGCAAGACCTGGTCGGTAAAAACCACCCACGTGCTGCCGGCTGCAAAGGCGACTTCCTGCCGAGGCGCCTCACGCTGATAGTTGGCATCGCCCTTTGTCCGATCGTGCAGGTGCAGCATGATGTGATCATAAGGCGTTCTCACACCCTTGGTGATACCAAGGATCGACTCGATCTGCGCAAGCCCCGGCAGCGGTCGAGAGACGGTCGGCAAAAAGCGGCTCGCATAAGCCTCGAAAGGCTCGCCGATCTGCCACACCCGCGCTTTGCCCGCAGGATGGATGTTGGTGAAAACACGCAAGATGCGCGCGCCACGGTTCGGCCGAGAAGGAAAAGCATCGACGTGAAGACGGGTGTCGTCCTTCCGATAGGATTGGACGGGCCGCCCCTCGACCTCGTGTGGCCGAAAGCTCGTTCGCGCCAATCGTAAGGTGGAAGCATAAGGCGGCAAAAGACTGTGAAGGAACTGGCGTGCACCCGACGCGTATCGGCTCATCATGCCAACCAGCTTGTCACCGTCAGCGCCCTCGATCCTCGCGCCTCGCAACCGGCCTTCGGTAGGATCGAAGCTGATATTTTTTGCCTCCTGGTCCGACCAGGTGGTGGAAAGGAAAATCTTTTCTTGGGCCTCGAGTGAAAATGGCAAATTCTTGAAATAGAGAACTCGCCCGCTTTCGAGCCCGTCTACAGCACGCTCGCGATCTTCGGATGTAAACGGACCATCCCAGGCTGTCGCATCAAAAGATTCAAGTGAGGAAAAGACTTTACGCGTGGATTCGAAAGAAGACATGAGTACCCCCAATATCGAGGCCGAACATTTTGAAAAATTTTGCACTTCGTCGTTTGAGGCAAAAATAGCGCCTCGAAAGTTCGCTCAACGAGCGGCAAGGAAAATGCGTAATCGTCTGAAATTTAATATCGGCGCGTCACAATAGGCTGGGGCTCTGGCAATTCACTAAGTTCCCCACACCACAACAACACGGTGGTGACCGATCCCCACAACAGGCTATTTGGCCAAACGTGTGCTCTGCACCCGCTTATCCACAATTATGTCGCTCAAACGCGCGGCACACCGTTGATGGTCGGCAATCGAAACTCTTCTTGCCTCCGAGACCGGATGCGAACAAGTTTTCCTGAACAGTGATTACGTTCTACTCAGATTCGAAATAAGCGCAATCAGTGCCCCACGCGCCACGTATTCCCAGAAAACTTTTCCCCAACGGTCCGTTATGATGGCCGACTGGCCCATTCAAGCGGTAACTTCCCGTAGGCAATCTGGCCTAGTTGCATTTTGTTAAAATCAAGAGGTTGCAAAGACCCCAATGGCACTACCGCTCCTCGTTCATATCCACGTCCCGAAGTGCGCCGGCACTACGGTAGAGAAACACTTGTTCGAGCAGCTAGGGCGCGACGGGACTTGGAATCCCCCCAAACGAACCCGAAAATTCCCCCTGAGCATCTTCAATCACAAATATAACCGCGCGCTTCCCGAACGCCCCGACAAGATAAAAGCTATATCCGGCCATTTCATCGGAAAATCGGTCGAAGACCTGTTCCCGGACCGTCGCATCGTGCGCTCCATCATTCTCCGCGAGCCCGAGAGCATGATGCTGTCCTATTATAATTTTCGCATGATGCGGTATCTGCTCGAGGGCCAGCACACCTATTCCTTTTCGTTGTTCTTGCGGGCCACCCGCATGAATCCCACCGCCCATTTCCTGCTCGAGCGCTGGCTTGAAATGCCATGGATTCGATTGGTGCAATTATCCGATCAGCGCAAAGCGGAGCTTCTCGACGAGGTTCTGACCTCGATCGATTACGTCGCTGACATCAGCGAGACCGATGCGTTTATCGAGAAAATCTCGGCCGAAATTTCCATTTCTCCAGCGGCGCAGCGAGAGAATACCGCCGAAGAGAAGCAGGCAATGACAGGTTGGAAAATCATCAGGCTTGGCGACCTCTCTGCATCGGATCGAGCTCTACTCAAATCGCGAACCGCGCTGGACCACTATGTTTGGAACCGGTGGGTGCGGAAAGAAAAGAGACTGTTCGACGGTCGTGCTCAGAGCAGCTTTGCACTCAGTGAATTTGTGCGCCCAAGGTACCAGGCAGAGCGCCGGATTGCGCGCCGATTTGGCTGACACCAGTGAGCGACACATGAATTTCAAACGCCGAGACAATGCTGCAAACGCAGGGTCTCCAATCGGATGCTATGAAATGAGTGACATACCCGCACCTTCTCTTCTGCGTGAAATCGAAAGCATTGCGCTCGCCGCGGGCCGGCTCATTTTGGAAGTTCGGCAAAGCGGCACAAGCGTTCAGCGTAAAGGCGACGGCAGCCCGGTCACCGACGCCGATCAATTCGCAGAAGAGCTGATTACGCGAGAACTGCAGAGGATCGATTCATCGATTTCGATCGTCGGCGAGGAAGCAGCTTCTGCGGGCGACTTCGGAGGAGCCTCCGAAAGAACCTTCTTCCTTGTGGACCCACTGGATGGCACGAAGGAGTTCATCCGGGGCAGAGCTGATTTCACCGTGAATATTTGCCTGGTCGAAAACGGTCGCCCGCAACTGGGCGTCGTTGTTGCGCCGGCACGCCGCGAGCTTTTCAGCGGAAATGGCAGCATTTCCTATAAGTGCCAGCTCTCCGACGACCAGACCATCCGCGAGCGATCGCGGATCACGACGGCCACACCTTCCAATTTGCTTTCCGCCGTTGCGAGCGCATCGCACGAGAACGCCGAGACGAAGGACTTTCTGGATCGACTTCCGATCGGCAAGAAATTGTCGGTCGGATCTTCACTGAAGTTCTGTCTCGTGGCGACGGGAGAAGCGGACATCTATCCCCGCTTCGGAACAACCATGCAGTGGGATACGGCAGCTGGTGATGCTGTTTTGCGTGGAGCCGGAGGGTGCACGCTGACCTGTGATGGTCGAGAGCTTGGATACGGAGCAAAAGATCCGGACACGAAGGCATTGCAAAATCCGCACTTCGTTTCGTTTGGCGGAAGTGCGGAAGCATTGCGCGAACTGCTGCGTGTTTCGACACTGGAGGTCAGCTCGTGAGTGGGAGGGAAGGCATGAAGCCATCACCGGAAGCCCATCAACGTGTATTCGGAACACCAAAGCGCACTGCTCGTTCTTCGCTCGAGCTTCAGTGGAACGATTCCGCGATTACTAAAATCAAGCGGTCGGAGTTGAAGGCGCAGAGCGCGTGCTGCATTTGGCTCACTGGCCTCTCTGGAGCGGGAAAGACGACCCTCGCAAATCTCCTTGATGAGACGCTTTATAAATTGGGTCACCACACGTTCGTGCTCGATGGCGATCGCTGTCGGGACGGCATTTGCAGCGACCTTGACTTCACTCACGCCGGCCGCATGGAGAACGTGCGACGCGTTTCGGAAGTCGCGAAGCTGATGGTGGACGCGGGCTTGATTGTCATTGTCTCGCTGATTTCCCCGCTCATCGCTCAGAGGCAGCAAGCGCGCAGACTGTTCGAGCCCGGCGAGTTCATTGAGGTATATCTGAACACGCCGCTCGCAACCTGCGAGCAGCGCGACGCGAAAGGCCTGTACAAAAAGGCGCGACAGGGACTAATTCCGGATTTCACGGGAATATCTTCGGCCTACGAGCCGCCGGAGCGCCCGGAGATCACGCTTGATGGACAGGCTCCGCTCGAGGATCTTCTGAGTGAGATGCTCCAGGCTTTGCGGAAGCCTTTGGAAAGCGAAAAAATCAGCCTGCGAGCCAGCTGACATCGCGTTCTAGACGAACAAAGCGGGCATCGCGGTGCGAGCCGACAGCCATTCCGGGATCGGCAAGTTTTTGGATGCGAGAAACGCCGGGTTCATAAGTTTGGATTGGTAACGGGTGCCGTGATCGCAAAGCATCGTCACGATCAGATGTCCCGGGCCTAGCGTCTGCGCGAGCTTGATAGCTCCCGCAATGTTGACGCCGCTGGAACCTCCGAGGCAGAAGCCTTCTTCCACTATGAGACGGTGCACGATCGGAATGGATTCGGGGTCCGGGATCTCGAACGAAAAGTCCGGTGAGAAACCTTCGAGGTTCTTCGTAATGCGGTTCTGGCCGATGCCTTCGGTAATCGATGACCCGTGGGCCTCGAGCACACCGCGGGTGTAGAAGGAATAAAGCGCGGCTCCAGGCGGGTCGGCGAGCGCGATTTTAACGGACGCGCGTCGAGCTCTGAGGCCCGCAGCAACTCCGGCGAGCGTACCCCCGGTGCCGACAGCCGAGACGAAGCCATCGATCTTGCCATCCGTCTGCTGCCAGATTTCTTCCGCAGTTGTCCGGGCATGGCCATCGCGGTTGGCGACATTGTCAAACTGATTGGCCCAAACGGCACCGCTAGGCTCGGTCTTGGCGAGTGCTTCAGCGAGGCGGCGCGAATAGTGCACGTAGTTGTTCGGATTGGCATAGGGCACAGCTGGCACTTCCACCAGCTCCGCACCAAGCGCACGCACGGCGTCCTTCTTCTCGATCGATTGCGTGTCCGGCATGACGATAACGGCGCGCAGTCCGAAGACCCGGCTGAACGCCGCCAGGCCGATGCCAGTGTTGCCTGCCGTTCCCTCGACAATGACGCCACCCGGCTTTACCGCTCCACGCGATAGCGCGTCCTCGATCAAAAACAGGGCCGCCCGGTCTTTGACGGAGTGCGCCGGGTTCATGAACTCTGCTTTGCCGAGAATGGTGCAGCCCGTCTGCTCGGAGGCGCGCCGGAGCTTGATCAACGGCGTGTTTCCAACAGCATTCGCGAGGCTTTCGGCGTAAGGCATGCGCTTGTCCATTCGAGCAGAGTACCCTGGCGGTGATTGGTGAGAGAGTCTGCGGAGACGGCCGCTTGACCGATCAGACCTGATTCAAACTACGATACTTCGGCTCCTGAAAATCGCGAAGCCAAGTGGTAAAGAACAGCTGTGTAGAGGTGGACGCCTAGGCCGCCAATCTCAAATCGCGCGCCTGCTCTACCGTTGGTCCGAAGAATGGCGGCGTCTCCCAAATTGATGTGCGTTTGCTCGCCATCCGAGGTCAGAACGACAGGACCGGCCAGGGCGAAAAGCAACAGCACCTCACACGCTGCGGGAGCCAGAACGTGATCCCCTTCCTTCAAGACCGACACTTCGGCCCGCAGCCGGTCTCGCGCAAACAGCAAGTTTAGGACCGTGCTCGGCCCCGCTTGGACATGGCATACGGTTGGACTGTCGCCGGGAAAAGCTCGGGATAGGAATCGACGATTGGCGTGCACCGCTCCGAAGTCTTTGACGTCGAGGGTGAACCCCTCGCCATCGATCAAAGTGACGATGCGGTCGACGCCAGGGAAAACTGAAAATGGCGCGTCGCCTTCGATCAATGCTGTGGCAAAGCGCCAATCGCATTGGGCGGGCAGAGCATCCATAGGCGCGCTTGCGATATCCCACGACACGCCGGCACGATTAGGCCAGCGTCCCTCGCGAAATTCTGCACTCCGTATGATTTCCAGCGTCGCCATGCGCACTCTTGATGAACCGCGTCTTGCCGGCGCGCAAATGCATATACCAATCTTGCTGTCGCAGTGACGCCGGGATGCGCCGCTTGCATCCCCAACCCCGTGGGAAAAAGCCAGAGGTCTGAGAATAGCCGCAGCAATGAAGGGCGCTGAAGAGAGCCTCAAGACCGTTCGGTAAGGTCTAGCAAACAGTGGCCGCTATCGCGCCCACACCGGCGGCTTCCGGCGCCTCACCACCCCAAATCCCGGAACGTCGGGTTTTTAGGGATGGTGGGCACTAGAGGGATCGAACCTCTGACCCCTACCATGTCAAGGTAGTGCTCTACCGCTGAGCTAAGTGCCCGGAAGAAGCGAGCTTCTAGAGTGTTAGAGATACTCCGGTCAAGCCCTGGAACGCGGCAAATCGGCCGGATCTGAAATTTAAATTTTCAGACCGCCAGAAGACGGTCAACCTCGCGCACCAAATCCTTGAGGTGGAACGGCTTGGAGAGGACGCGGGCGTCCTTCGGCGGCTGGTTCTCGCTGTTGAGAACGACGGCCGCGAATCCGGTGATGAACATGATTTTGAGATCGGGATCGATCTCGCTCGCGCGGCGGGCGAGTTCGATGCCGTCCATCTTCGGCATCACGATGTCGGTGAGGAGGAGCGTGAACGGCTCCGTCTTGAGACGGTCGTAAGCGTCCTCGCCGTTCTCGAAGGCGACGACGTCGTAGTTCGCTTTTTCGAGCGCCTTGACGAGGAAACCGCGCATGGAATCGTCATCCTCTGCGAGCAGGATGCGGCGGATCGGCAGGCTGGATGGCTTGGCTGTCATGACTACTCTGATGTGCGGAAGGCCCCAGACGAGAAGTACCCGATATCTCATCTAATGCAAACTTGGCCCGACTTTGGTAAACGGAGCATGAAACTGTGGAAATGCAGAAAGACCCGCGGCAGTAGAGCATCACTCCGTTCAGAGTGACGTTCAGTTTCGTCAGCAGCTCGCTCCACAAGCTACATGCAAACGACGCAGGCCTAAGTCTTCCGTGGACTTACACCTGCTGCATTGGCAATGTATTCCACCATGAGCCTTCAAATTGCGGCCGGGATCTGAACGAGACACTGCTAATCATGCCCGACGATAGATCCCACGACGTACCGAGAGCATTTTTCCCGTCTTTCGACGTCCTGGCGCCGCGCGTTCAATCTGCGCCGTTCGTTTTCTCGTCGCCCCACTCGGGCAGGCTTTATCCGCCTGAGTTCCTTGCAATCTCGCGGCTCGATCCGAAAACTCTGCGCCGCTCAGAAGATTGCTTCGTCGATCGGCTTTTCCGCCCCGTGGCGAGCCTCGGAGCGCCGATCATCAGCGCCCGTTTCCCGCGCGCCTATCTCGATCTGAACCGCGAGCCCTACGAGCTCGATCCGGAACTCGTCGATGAGCCTCTGCCGGCCCACGCGAACACACAGTCGATTCGCGTTGCTGGCGGATTAGGCACCGTCGCCCGCATCGTCGCCGACGGCGAAGAAATTTATCCGGACCGTTTGAGCCTCGACAGCGTGCTCGCACGAATTGAACAGCTCTATTTTCCGTTCCATGCCGAGTTGTCGAGACTAGTCGCAACGACGCGCGAGACCTTTGGCTACGCCATCCTGATCGACTGTCACTCCATGCCGTCGACGGCGATGGCGCCAGGCGGCGCGCAACGGCCGGACATTGTCATTGGCGACCGCTTCGGCGCCTCCGCCGATCCGCGGCTCACTCTTCTGGTACGCGACGAGTTCCAGCGCCGGGGCTTCAAGGTGCAATTGAATCGGCCGTACGCTGGCGGCTACATCACCGAGCATCACGGCCGCCCAGCGCGCGGCACGCACGCGATTCAGATCGAGATCAATCGCGGGCTCTACATAAACGAACTGACGTTCCAGGAGACGGCCGGCTACGCCCGACTTGCGGAGGCACTGATAGAGATTGTTACTTCGCTGTTCCGCGAAGTACCCGGGCTACTCGATTACCGCGCTGCAGCTGAATAAAGCGCGCCGACGGGCATGTTAAGCAAATATATAAAGAAAAAGGGCCGTCCGAATTTTTCACGAACGGCCCAAGTCTAGGGAGGAAACGCCCAAGGAGGGCTGCGAAGCGCGAGCCGAGCTCACATATCGCACTGCAAAAACTAACGGTGCACTGCATTATCGGCAAATGCGATTTATGCAGAGCAGCATAGCCTGAAACGCGGATCTCGTGCGGGAGCTGTTTTGGTTCGCGCTGTTTTCAACTGGTGCGCGAGGGGTCATTTCCAATAAAGAAGGCCGTCCGAAAGCCGAACGGCCCAAGTCTAGGGAGGAAACGCCCAAATTGGGCAGCGATTGCGGTGAAGCGTGTCAACGCAACCGCCTAGCAACGATGGGCTGCTTCGGCCATCGCCGCAATCTCTACGAGTGTAGTATTAGCACATTGGGCCGGCGATGTATCCACCCCGCCACAACTTACGTTACTAATGTGTATCTAGCTCAACATTGCAGTATCTCGAAGTAACGTCTGATAGTAATTGGCGAACCAGCAAACACTTGAAATCGCAGGGTGAGCGCGTGCCGGGACCATCCCCCGCAGCAGAATTCCAAGCCATCGTCCAAGTGGCCCACGAACTGGCAGATATTTCAGGCCCCGTTATCCTCAAGCATTTTCGCAAGACAATGCCTGTGGAAAACAAGGCCGTCGGCGGCGCCTTCGACCCGGTAACCAAGGCCGACCGCGGCGCGGAAAAAGCGATATCGCAGGCGCTGGCCACAAGATTCCCTGATCACGGCATCGTCGGCGAAGAGTTCGGCACGAAAGCCGGAACGAGCCCCTATCAATGGATCGTCGATCCGATCGATGGGACGCGATCGTTCATCATCGGCTCGCCGCTGTGGGGCACGCTGATCGGAGTTCTGAAAGACGGCAAGCCCGTGTTCGGCCTGATGGATCAGCCGTTCACAGGCGAACGTTTTTGGTCCACCGACAAGGCTGCCTATCACAGTATTCGGGGCGGGCGACCTGTGCGGCTCAAGACACGCGAGTGCGCCCACATCGAAGATGCCGTTTTGACGACCACGCATCCCGAACTGTTCGAAGGGCCCGAGCAGACGTCGGCCCTCGCCGCCCTCAAGGAAAAGGCCAGGCTCACCCGCTACGGCGGCGACTGCTATGCCTATTGCCTGCTCGCGGCAGGCCTGATCGATACCATCATCGAACCAGGACTGAAGCCATACGATATCGTGGCGCTCATCCCCATCATCGAACGAGCTGGCGGCGTCATCACGACCTGGACCGGCGGCAGCGCATCGAGCGGCGGAAACATCATTGCAACGGGTGACGCCCGCCTGCACGAAATCGCCCTGGCGCTGATCAACAAGACCTAGACCCGTTCCGGCGACGACGTTTCGATGCCCATATAGGCATCGAATGCCGCCCAGAATCGCTGACGTATGGCATCCGTTTCCTGAAGAATTTCGTGCCGCGACCCGGGGATGAGAATGTGGCCGCCGGACTTGAGATCGACGGCAAAATCCTCAATCGCCTGCGGTGAAACGACGTGATCTGCACCGGCCGCAAACAGCATCATCGGCACAGCGACGTATTTCGGATAATCGGGCCGCGAAAGCATCGCGCAGCTCCGCAGCGACGCTCTGAGCCACCCGACCGTTGGCGCGCCGAGCGCCAGATCGGGAGCAGCTTCAATAATTGATTTGATGCGGGACCACCTGACAAAGTCCGCGGTCAGCCTGTTGTCTTCGAAGTTCGTGAGATCGTTCGGTTCATTGCCGCCACCCCGGACATAGGCCGTCGCAAATCCGCAGAGTGACGCGACGTTGGTATAGGTTTTCGCCAGCGACCTGCTGACGCCGAGCATCCGCTCGTGAATTTCAACCATCGGCGACAGCAGGATCATCCGCGCGAACGGGCTCTCTTCGTCCTGCGCACCGCGCAACAGGATATTTCCGCCGAGCGAATGGCCGAGTCCGATCAGCGGCTCCGGCAGCGCCGGTTTGACGATCTCGTCGATGAAAATCGCAAGATCGCGATCGTATTCGGTGAAAGCAACGACATGACCCTTGCGCCGGTTCGCAAGGATCCGCTCCGATCCCCCCTGCCCGCGAAGATCGAAAGTCGCGACGGCGAAGCCGCGACGGCGCAAGTCGGCGATGACCTCGAAATATTTTTCAATGAACTCGCCGCGGCCTTGCACGATGCAGACGGTGCCCCGTGACGGCCCGCGCGTTGCTTCCCAGAGGGCGCATCGAAGCTTCAGCCCATCGTAGCCGTCAAAAGCCGTCACCTTCGCGCCGCTGGGGACGGGATTGATCGAGAGCGAAACGAGTTTCATCTACCTCTCTCTGTGTCTGATCGACCGGCCGATGTTGGACGCTGGTAACGCGATTAACGCCTAGCACACGATATTGGCTGCGAACCCTCTTGAAGCCGTTTTTCCGCTTCCTACCTCTCTCATGCGGTTGCCGCAAAGCGGGACCGCACCACGGAAAGGACCAGTCCGGGTGGGCTGGTTCACATGTCGCTTCTCAGGAGGATATGTCATGCGACACGCAGAATTCGCTCCCTTTTATCGTTCGGCTATCGGCTTCGACCGTCTGTTCCAGATGTTGGATCAGTCCACGGGCTTCG
Protein-coding sequences here:
- a CDS encoding HutD family protein codes for the protein MATLEIIRSAEFREGRWPNRAGVSWDIASAPMDALPAQCDWRFATALIEGDAPFSVFPGVDRIVTLIDGEGFTLDVKDFGAVHANRRFLSRAFPGDSPTVCHVQAGPSTVLNLLFARDRLRAEVSVLKEGDHVLAPAACEVLLLFALAGPVVLTSDGEQTHINLGDAAILRTNGRAGARFEIGGLGVHLYTAVLYHLASRFSGAEVS
- a CDS encoding cysteine synthase A; this translates as MPYAESLANAVGNTPLIKLRRASEQTGCTILGKAEFMNPAHSVKDRAALFLIEDALSRGAVKPGGVIVEGTAGNTGIGLAAFSRVFGLRAVIVMPDTQSIEKKDAVRALGAELVEVPAVPYANPNNYVHYSRRLAEALAKTEPSGAVWANQFDNVANRDGHARTTAEEIWQQTDGKIDGFVSAVGTGGTLAGVAAGLRARRASVKIALADPPGAALYSFYTRGVLEAHGSSITEGIGQNRITKNLEGFSPDFSFEIPDPESIPIVHRLIVEEGFCLGGSSGVNIAGAIKLAQTLGPGHLIVTMLCDHGTRYQSKLMNPAFLASKNLPIPEWLSARTAMPALFV
- the cysC gene encoding adenylyl-sulfate kinase, which translates into the protein MKPSPEAHQRVFGTPKRTARSSLELQWNDSAITKIKRSELKAQSACCIWLTGLSGAGKTTLANLLDETLYKLGHHTFVLDGDRCRDGICSDLDFTHAGRMENVRRVSEVAKLMVDAGLIVIVSLISPLIAQRQQARRLFEPGEFIEVYLNTPLATCEQRDAKGLYKKARQGLIPDFTGISSAYEPPERPEITLDGQAPLEDLLSEMLQALRKPLESEKISLRAS
- a CDS encoding glycosyltransferase family 4 protein, with the protein product MNILSLSTIDTPCGIGNANKSLGAAMRDAGNRYEVFAIDEDMRDARSECFDEFVRRLKSYDAVVIQHEHCFFGPGIKQSARNFTRLLERIRVMEKPCVVIFHTNFPARAKASKRFFRYFSNTETIRRCILRSINSNPMLRVVVHGEASWKSFLDFGIDREKLLKVHLPIPRVEPSVQRELKDDEITLGIFGFIAHYKGYRTALEALQHLPPRYKLVIMGGKHPLAQNDPTLNNIQRMLRTGVWGGKGAQPMTTSAAHFDLSSRVKILGFVEDLDQAFADVDIILAPYVDNFPAGSGALADALARGKPIIASATPPFVEVQNDGNCMKLVAMHAPFELANAIEELVADEAERTRLSAAAIEFSRQNSWDRFATLLSRTLRDRADASPAALHTSRGRSQVVNDRLDRPREARLL
- a CDS encoding tetratricopeptide repeat protein produces the protein MSFCARLLLILLALSAGAAQAAADDELLKTRPFPDTPSPARPRQELPPAVKKSPPVAPSPGAAQQQKGEPGMMGLPWPKTPEETAKTLDNLYAYLATEGDHRQGGEIGAAIERLWRLEGGDTVNLLIDRAEIFSSRNENEKALPFLDAAVELAPEYAEAWSHRAYVEYRLNNYTAALGDLRRALAIEPNHFRALDGMAKILVLMGEKKAALEVYDQLLKVHPNIEGAATARDKLKKEVEGQGI
- the ykgO gene encoding type B 50S ribosomal protein L36; translated protein: MKVRNSLKSLRSRHRDNRVVRRKGRVYVINKTHRRFKARQG
- a CDS encoding Kdo hydroxylase family protein, which codes for MSSFESTRKVFSSLESFDATAWDGPFTSEDRERAVDGLESGRVLYFKNLPFSLEAQEKIFLSTTWSDQEAKNISFDPTEGRLRGARIEGADGDKLVGMMSRYASGARQFLHSLLPPYASTLRLARTSFRPHEVEGRPVQSYRKDDTRLHVDAFPSRPNRGARILRVFTNIHPAGKARVWQIGEPFEAYASRFLPTVSRPLPGLAQIESILGITKGVRTPYDHIMLHLHDRTKGDANYQREAPRQEVAFAAGSTWVVFTDQVLHAAISGQFVLEQTFELPVAAQCRAERSPLRVLERLTGRALAA
- the cysQ gene encoding 3'(2'),5'-bisphosphate nucleotidase CysQ yields the protein MSDIPAPSLLREIESIALAAGRLILEVRQSGTSVQRKGDGSPVTDADQFAEELITRELQRIDSSISIVGEEAASAGDFGGASERTFFLVDPLDGTKEFIRGRADFTVNICLVENGRPQLGVVVAPARRELFSGNGSISYKCQLSDDQTIRERSRITTATPSNLLSAVASASHENAETKDFLDRLPIGKKLSVGSSLKFCLVATGEADIYPRFGTTMQWDTAAGDAVLRGAGGCTLTCDGRELGYGAKDPDTKALQNPHFVSFGGSAEALRELLRVSTLEVSS